The following are encoded in a window of Lentimicrobiaceae bacterium genomic DNA:
- the secE gene encoding preprotein translocase subunit SecE — MANKVVEYMKESYDELIHKVSWPTWSELQNSAIVVSVASLIIAVIVYLMDISFQTLLEQFYKLF, encoded by the coding sequence ATGGCAAACAAAGTAGTTGAATACATGAAGGAAAGTTATGATGAATTAATTCATAAAGTTTCCTGGCCCACTTGGAGTGAGTTGCAAAATAGTGCAATTGTGGTATCCGTTGCTTCCCTAATAATCGCAGTAATCGTTTATCTGATGGATATCTCATTTCAAACGTTATTAGAACAGTTTTATAAATTGTTTTAA
- a CDS encoding HPF/RaiA family ribosome-associated protein: MKININSVHFKSDKKLDQFIIEKIEKLTGNYDGIIGGDVKLKLEKSEALENKVAEIRLQIRGSDLFAKKQSKTFEEATLEAVEALKKQLIKHKDKSRE, from the coding sequence ATGAAAATCAACATCAATTCAGTTCATTTTAAATCCGATAAAAAATTAGATCAGTTTATTATCGAAAAAATTGAAAAATTGACCGGAAATTACGACGGTATCATTGGCGGCGATGTGAAGTTAAAACTTGAAAAGTCGGAAGCTCTGGAAAATAAAGTTGCTGAAATCCGTCTCCAAATCAGAGGAAGTGATTTGTTTGCCAAAAAACAAAGCAAAACTTTTGAAGAAGCCACCCTTGAAGCAGTAGAAGCCCTCAAAAAGCAACTTATTAAGCACAAAGATAAGAGCAGAGAATAA
- the tuf gene encoding elongation factor Tu, which yields MAKEKFDRSKPHVNVGTIGHIDHGKTTLTAAITLVLADKGFSEFRSFDSIDNAPEEKERGITINTAHVEYQTANRHYAHVDCPGHADYIKNMVTGAAQMDGAIIVVAATDGPMPQTREHILLARQVGVPRLVVFMNKVDLVDDEEILEIVEMEIRDLLTFYGFDGENTPVIRGSALGGLNKEPVWVEKIMELMEAVDTWIPLPERAVDKPFLMPIEDVFSITGRGTVATGRIETGVIHVGDPVDIIGMGAEKLKSVCTGVEMFRKLLDEGEAGDNAGLLLRGIDKDEIRRGMVIAKPGSIKPHKHFKAEVYILKKEEGGRHTPFHNKYRPQFYFRTTDVTGEIILPEGIEMVMPGDNLSVTVNLIAEIAMNKGLRFAIREGGRTVGAGQVTEIID from the coding sequence ATGGCAAAAGAAAAATTCGATCGTTCAAAACCTCACGTTAACGTAGGTACTATTGGTCATATTGACCATGGGAAAACTACGCTGACTGCTGCTATTACTCTCGTTTTGGCAGATAAGGGCTTTTCGGAATTCAGGTCATTCGATTCGATTGATAACGCTCCGGAAGAAAAAGAAAGAGGTATTACCATTAATACCGCCCATGTGGAGTATCAGACTGCCAATCGTCATTATGCACACGTTGACTGTCCAGGACATGCCGACTACATTAAAAATATGGTTACAGGTGCAGCCCAGATGGACGGTGCTATTATCGTTGTAGCAGCTACTGATGGTCCTATGCCCCAAACCCGCGAACATATCCTGCTTGCTCGCCAGGTAGGTGTACCTCGTTTAGTTGTATTCATGAACAAAGTTGACCTCGTTGATGATGAAGAAATATTAGAAATCGTTGAAATGGAAATTCGCGATCTGCTTACTTTCTATGGATTTGATGGAGAAAACACTCCTGTAATTCGTGGTTCAGCTCTTGGTGGATTAAACAAAGAACCTGTTTGGGTTGAAAAAATTATGGAATTAATGGAAGCTGTTGATACATGGATTCCTCTTCCCGAACGTGCAGTGGATAAACCCTTCCTGATGCCGATTGAAGATGTATTTTCCATTACCGGTCGTGGTACAGTAGCTACCGGGAGAATCGAAACCGGCGTTATTCACGTTGGAGACCCTGTAGATATTATTGGTATGGGTGCCGAAAAACTGAAATCAGTATGTACAGGTGTTGAAATGTTCCGTAAATTATTGGACGAAGGCGAAGCTGGAGATAATGCAGGTTTGCTTCTCCGTGGAATTGACAAAGACGAAATCCGTCGCGGAATGGTTATTGCAAAACCCGGTTCCATAAAACCCCACAAACATTTCAAAGCCGAAGTATATATTCTCAAAAAAGAAGAAGGTGGACGTCATACTCCTTTTCATAATAAATACCGTCCTCAATTCTATTTCCGTACAACAGACGTTACCGGCGAAATTATCCTTCCCGAAGGTATTGAAATGGTAATGCCCGGCGACAACCTGAGCGTAACCGTAAACCTGATTGCTGAAATAGCAATGAACAAAGGTTTAAGATTTGCTATCCGCGAAGGTGGCCGTACCGTAGGTGCCGGACAGGTAACTGAAATCATTGACTAA
- a CDS encoding tyrosine-type recombinase/integrase produces the protein MLRAKFLNYIENERRYSTHTLIAYANDLQQFHDYLLQAYNLENSVNAEPEMIRSWIVSLINTPLQTRTVNRKISTLKSYYRFLQKEKLISINPVKTISGPKTAQKLPEFIEKDKLAKLLDELLIGTDYHSVRNKLIIELFYSTGMRLSELVQLKFSDFDFSRSTVKINGKRNKQRLVPVTTTVLQLLTTYSDIQKKETENEYHVFVFSTKKGKQMHPRVVYGIVKNTLEMITSLEKRSPHILRHSFATHLLNNGADLNSIKELLGHANLATTQIYTHNSFEKLKNQYKQAHPRA, from the coding sequence ATGCTAAGAGCTAAGTTTTTGAATTATATTGAAAATGAAAGAAGGTATTCTACACATACCCTAATTGCTTATGCAAATGATCTGCAACAATTTCATGACTACTTACTTCAAGCATACAATCTTGAAAACAGTGTAAATGCAGAGCCGGAAATGATACGTTCCTGGATTGTTTCCCTGATAAACACGCCTTTACAAACCCGAACTGTCAATAGAAAAATTTCTACGCTAAAATCATATTACAGGTTTTTACAAAAAGAAAAATTAATTTCAATAAATCCTGTAAAAACAATATCCGGCCCCAAAACAGCACAGAAGCTCCCTGAATTTATTGAAAAAGATAAATTGGCTAAATTGCTGGACGAATTGTTAATAGGAACAGACTACCATTCGGTAAGGAATAAACTGATTATTGAACTATTCTACTCAACGGGAATGCGATTGTCTGAACTTGTCCAACTTAAATTTTCCGATTTTGACTTTAGCCGTTCAACTGTGAAAATCAATGGAAAAAGAAATAAACAGCGACTGGTTCCAGTAACAACTACCGTTTTACAATTATTAACAACCTACAGCGATATTCAAAAAAAAGAAACGGAGAACGAATATCATGTATTTGTATTTTCTACGAAAAAAGGAAAACAAATGCATCCGCGGGTTGTTTACGGAATTGTAAAAAACACCCTCGAAATGATTACATCACTCGAAAAGCGTAGCCCTCACATTTTAAGACATTCTTTTGCCACCCATTTGCTTAACAACGGAGCCGACCTGAACTCAATTAAAGAATTATTGGGGCACGCAAACCTTGCAACAACTCAAATTTACACACATAACTCTTTCGAAAAGTTAAAAAATCAATATAAACAAGCCCATCCAAGGGCATAA
- the rpsU gene encoding 30S ribosomal protein S21, which produces MIIVPVKEGESIDRALKKLKRKFEKTGVVKELRERQKFTKPSIKRREQVLKAIYIQKLVQDQENK; this is translated from the coding sequence ATGATTATTGTTCCCGTAAAAGAAGGCGAAAGCATTGACAGAGCGTTAAAAAAATTAAAACGTAAATTTGAAAAAACAGGTGTTGTAAAAGAGTTACGTGAAAGACAAAAATTTACAAAACCTTCCATCAAACGCCGTGAGCAAGTGCTTAAAGCCATCTATATCCAAAAATTAGTTCAGGATCAGGAAAATAAATAA